The following are from one region of the Oncorhynchus masou masou isolate Uvic2021 chromosome 24, UVic_Omas_1.1, whole genome shotgun sequence genome:
- the chadlb gene encoding chondroadherin-like b isoform X1 yields MYSMDCPVALWSLLVLFLAIPGAHLGKCPKECICDQISLTVTCVNKNLTEVPSTIDEITVKLDLRSNYIQELPSGAFKHTPYLTHLSLQRCNLRTVKEGAFRALGRLVFLNLANNNMEILYQESFDGLSSLKQLLIDRNRVEEIQPGAFSQLGFLNLLSLTHNQLTYIPNMAFQGLQNIKWLRLSHNSVNYMATEAFAGLFTLTRLSLDHNELQFFPTETMTRLPEVTRLDLSFNPMTFLGEETVSMNKLTHLFMDHMSLQDLSHTAVSLSPSLTHLDLSHNQLRVLQPFTPASPKLARLNLAGNPIYCNCYLLPLREWGIRKKVKLMGACGGPAHFSGENLEAIHPRDLRCQSQEAMLKAEFEEQTRVMSPPTPEPINKVKCPANCACEGETHHSSCENRGHNKVPLGFSPDTRLLDLRGNHFHYIPANSFPGVAKVVSLHLQRCKIVEVEPGAFHGLKGLVYLYLSENELDSLSPDAFKGMPQLTYLHLEKNKFTVFPKGAFKLLPGLLALHMENNSIAKLEPGILNGAEKLRGLYLTSNFINDVAPRALDPSPDLDTLHLGGNKLKEVPSDALAKTGNLGELRLSGNPIRWIGPHAFQPLARALKDLYLDGMGLEKMSKDSLAGLGAGLRSLYLEGNQLEEVPDFNPLTGLEVINLAENPLLCDCPLLPLRMWIEKVNLKVRATCVHPPELRGRRVKDVHVFKACPGGESLPSAPLPKVSKPPKSTKPKPAHLNAPRQVKVVKTKTKARKIQTPKPTVSKKTTKRSMVV; encoded by the exons ATGTATTCGATGGACTGCCCGGTAGCCTTGTGGTCTCTGCTGGTACTGTTCTTGGCCATCCCGGGGGCGCACCTTGGCAAGTGCCCAAAGGAGTGCATATGTGACCAAATCTCACTCACTGTTACCTGTGTCAACAAAAACCTGACAGAGGTGCCTTCCACAATCGACGAG ATCACAGTGAAACTGGATCTGAGAAGCAACTACATCCAGGAGCTGCCATCAGGTGCGTTCAAACACACGCCGTACCTGACACACCTGTCATTGCAGCGCTGCAATCTCCGCACCGTGAAGGAGGGGGCATTCCGTGCTCTGGGCCGTCTCGTCTTCCTCAACCTGGCCAACAACAACATGGAGATCCTTTATCAG gAGTCGTTTGACGGTCTCTCCTCACTGAAGCAGCTGCTGATTGACCGTAACCGAGTGGAGGAGATCCAGCCAGGGGccttctctcagctggggttcctcaacctgctctccctcacccacaACCAGCTCACCTATATCCCCAACATGGCCTTCCAGGGCCTGCAGAACATAAAGTGGTTGCGCCTTAGCCACAACTCTGTTAACTACATGGCCACTGAGGCCTTCGCAGGCCTGTTCACCCTCACGCGCCTCAGCCTCGACCACAACGAGCTGCAGTTCTTTCCTACTGAGACCATGACCAG aCTCCCAGAGGTGACCCGTCTGGACCTCAGCTTCAACCCCATGACGTTCCTGGGTGAGGAGACTGTCTCCATGAACAAACTCACCCACCTCTTCATGGACCACATGTCCCTGCAGGACCTGTCCCACACGGCCgtgtccctgtccccctctctcacccacctggacctcagccacaaccagcTCCGTGTCCTCCAGCCCTTCACTCCAGCCTCCCCCAAGCTGGCCCGCCTTAACCTGGCTGGAAACCCCATCTACTGCAACTGCTACCTGCTGCCGCTGAGGGAGTGGGGCATCCGGAAGAAGGTGAAGCTGATGGGGGCTTGCGGGGGACCGGCTCACTTCTCTGGGGAGAACCTGGAGGCCATCCACCCCCGGGACCTGCGCTGCCAGAGCCAGGAGGCCATGCTGAAGGCTGAGTTTGAGGAGCAGACTAGGGTGATGTCGCCCCCCACCCCCGAGCCCATCAACAAGGTCAAGTGTCCTGCCAACTGTGCCTgtgag GGTGAGACACACCACTCCTCCTGTGAGAACCGCGGCCACAACAAAGTCCCCCTCGGCTTCTCCCCCGACACACGCCTCCTCGACCTGCGGGGCAACCACTTCCACTACATCCCTGCCAACAGTTTTCCCGGCGTTGCCAAGGTAGTCTCCCTCCATCTACAGCGCTGTAAGATTGTGGAGGTGGAGCCTGGTGCGTTCCATGGCTTGAAAGGGCTGGTCTACCTTTACCTCTCAGAGAATGAGCTTGACTCCCTCAGCCCTGACGCCTTCAAGGGCATGCCTCAGCTCACCTACCTCCACTTGGAGAAGAACAAATTCACAGTCTTCCCCAAGGGGGCCTTCAAGCTGCTGCCTGGTCTGCTGGCCCTTCACATGGAGAACAACTCCATCGCCAAGCTGGAGCCAGGGATCCTGAATGGGGCTGAGAAGCTGAGGGGGCTCTATCTGACCTCCAACTTCATCAATGATGTGGCCCCCAGGGCACTTGACCCATCCCCCGACCTCGACACTCTTCACTTGGGAGGGAACAAGCTCAAGGAGGTTCCCAGTGATGCGCTAGCGAAGACAGGCAACCTGGGAGAGTTACGGTTGTCTGGGAATCCCATTCGCTGGATTGGGCCGCATGCTTTCCAGCCATTAGCTAGGGCACTGAAGGATCTGTATCTGGACGGCATGGGTTTGGAGAAG ATGTCTAAGGACTCTCTGGCAGGGCTGGGTGCTGGTCTGAGGAGTCTATACCTAGAGGGAAACCAACTAGAGGAGGTGCCTGACTTCAACCCTCTGACCGGCCTGGAGGTCATCAACCTGGCAGAGAACCCTCTGCTATGTGACTGCCCCCTGCTGCCACTACGCAT GTGGATTGAGAAGGTGAACCTGAAGGTCCGGGCCACTTGTGTCCACCCACCTGAGCTGCGAGGCCGGAGGGTCAAGGACGTCCACGTCTTCAAGGCCTGCCCTGGAGGGGAAAGCCTGCCCTCTGCCCCCCTCCCGAAGGTTTCCAAACCCCCCAAGTCCACCAAACCCAAACCTGCCCACCTCAATGCCCCCAGACAGGTCAAGGTGGTGAAAACCAAAACCAAAGCTCGCAAGATTCAGACCCCAAAGCCCACCGTCTCCAAGAAAACCACCAAGAGAAGCATGGTGGTTTGA
- the chadlb gene encoding chondroadherin-like b isoform X2 — protein MYSMDCPVALWSLLVLFLAIPGAHLGKCPKECICDQISLTVTCVNKNLTEVPSTIDERCNLRTVKEGAFRALGRLVFLNLANNNMEILYQESFDGLSSLKQLLIDRNRVEEIQPGAFSQLGFLNLLSLTHNQLTYIPNMAFQGLQNIKWLRLSHNSVNYMATEAFAGLFTLTRLSLDHNELQFFPTETMTRLPEVTRLDLSFNPMTFLGEETVSMNKLTHLFMDHMSLQDLSHTAVSLSPSLTHLDLSHNQLRVLQPFTPASPKLARLNLAGNPIYCNCYLLPLREWGIRKKVKLMGACGGPAHFSGENLEAIHPRDLRCQSQEAMLKAEFEEQTRVMSPPTPEPINKVKCPANCACEGETHHSSCENRGHNKVPLGFSPDTRLLDLRGNHFHYIPANSFPGVAKVVSLHLQRCKIVEVEPGAFHGLKGLVYLYLSENELDSLSPDAFKGMPQLTYLHLEKNKFTVFPKGAFKLLPGLLALHMENNSIAKLEPGILNGAEKLRGLYLTSNFINDVAPRALDPSPDLDTLHLGGNKLKEVPSDALAKTGNLGELRLSGNPIRWIGPHAFQPLARALKDLYLDGMGLEKMSKDSLAGLGAGLRSLYLEGNQLEEVPDFNPLTGLEVINLAENPLLCDCPLLPLRMWIEKVNLKVRATCVHPPELRGRRVKDVHVFKACPGGESLPSAPLPKVSKPPKSTKPKPAHLNAPRQVKVVKTKTKARKIQTPKPTVSKKTTKRSMVV, from the exons ATGTATTCGATGGACTGCCCGGTAGCCTTGTGGTCTCTGCTGGTACTGTTCTTGGCCATCCCGGGGGCGCACCTTGGCAAGTGCCCAAAGGAGTGCATATGTGACCAAATCTCACTCACTGTTACCTGTGTCAACAAAAACCTGACAGAGGTGCCTTCCACAATCGACGAG CGCTGCAATCTCCGCACCGTGAAGGAGGGGGCATTCCGTGCTCTGGGCCGTCTCGTCTTCCTCAACCTGGCCAACAACAACATGGAGATCCTTTATCAG gAGTCGTTTGACGGTCTCTCCTCACTGAAGCAGCTGCTGATTGACCGTAACCGAGTGGAGGAGATCCAGCCAGGGGccttctctcagctggggttcctcaacctgctctccctcacccacaACCAGCTCACCTATATCCCCAACATGGCCTTCCAGGGCCTGCAGAACATAAAGTGGTTGCGCCTTAGCCACAACTCTGTTAACTACATGGCCACTGAGGCCTTCGCAGGCCTGTTCACCCTCACGCGCCTCAGCCTCGACCACAACGAGCTGCAGTTCTTTCCTACTGAGACCATGACCAG aCTCCCAGAGGTGACCCGTCTGGACCTCAGCTTCAACCCCATGACGTTCCTGGGTGAGGAGACTGTCTCCATGAACAAACTCACCCACCTCTTCATGGACCACATGTCCCTGCAGGACCTGTCCCACACGGCCgtgtccctgtccccctctctcacccacctggacctcagccacaaccagcTCCGTGTCCTCCAGCCCTTCACTCCAGCCTCCCCCAAGCTGGCCCGCCTTAACCTGGCTGGAAACCCCATCTACTGCAACTGCTACCTGCTGCCGCTGAGGGAGTGGGGCATCCGGAAGAAGGTGAAGCTGATGGGGGCTTGCGGGGGACCGGCTCACTTCTCTGGGGAGAACCTGGAGGCCATCCACCCCCGGGACCTGCGCTGCCAGAGCCAGGAGGCCATGCTGAAGGCTGAGTTTGAGGAGCAGACTAGGGTGATGTCGCCCCCCACCCCCGAGCCCATCAACAAGGTCAAGTGTCCTGCCAACTGTGCCTgtgag GGTGAGACACACCACTCCTCCTGTGAGAACCGCGGCCACAACAAAGTCCCCCTCGGCTTCTCCCCCGACACACGCCTCCTCGACCTGCGGGGCAACCACTTCCACTACATCCCTGCCAACAGTTTTCCCGGCGTTGCCAAGGTAGTCTCCCTCCATCTACAGCGCTGTAAGATTGTGGAGGTGGAGCCTGGTGCGTTCCATGGCTTGAAAGGGCTGGTCTACCTTTACCTCTCAGAGAATGAGCTTGACTCCCTCAGCCCTGACGCCTTCAAGGGCATGCCTCAGCTCACCTACCTCCACTTGGAGAAGAACAAATTCACAGTCTTCCCCAAGGGGGCCTTCAAGCTGCTGCCTGGTCTGCTGGCCCTTCACATGGAGAACAACTCCATCGCCAAGCTGGAGCCAGGGATCCTGAATGGGGCTGAGAAGCTGAGGGGGCTCTATCTGACCTCCAACTTCATCAATGATGTGGCCCCCAGGGCACTTGACCCATCCCCCGACCTCGACACTCTTCACTTGGGAGGGAACAAGCTCAAGGAGGTTCCCAGTGATGCGCTAGCGAAGACAGGCAACCTGGGAGAGTTACGGTTGTCTGGGAATCCCATTCGCTGGATTGGGCCGCATGCTTTCCAGCCATTAGCTAGGGCACTGAAGGATCTGTATCTGGACGGCATGGGTTTGGAGAAG ATGTCTAAGGACTCTCTGGCAGGGCTGGGTGCTGGTCTGAGGAGTCTATACCTAGAGGGAAACCAACTAGAGGAGGTGCCTGACTTCAACCCTCTGACCGGCCTGGAGGTCATCAACCTGGCAGAGAACCCTCTGCTATGTGACTGCCCCCTGCTGCCACTACGCAT GTGGATTGAGAAGGTGAACCTGAAGGTCCGGGCCACTTGTGTCCACCCACCTGAGCTGCGAGGCCGGAGGGTCAAGGACGTCCACGTCTTCAAGGCCTGCCCTGGAGGGGAAAGCCTGCCCTCTGCCCCCCTCCCGAAGGTTTCCAAACCCCCCAAGTCCACCAAACCCAAACCTGCCCACCTCAATGCCCCCAGACAGGTCAAGGTGGTGAAAACCAAAACCAAAGCTCGCAAGATTCAGACCCCAAAGCCCACCGTCTCCAAGAAAACCACCAAGAGAAGCATGGTGGTTTGA